The DNA segment CAACTATCTGTCTTCATAATCTAGCCTCACTTTGAAATAAGCCCCAAAGCTTTATGCCCCGGGGCTTACCTTATAATTTTATCTTAGTGAAATAACTATCCTTCTGTAAGGTTCTTTGCCTATACTTTTCGTTGTTACCCTGCGGTCTTTCTGCAAAGCCGTATGGATAATACGGCGCTCATTAGGATACATAGGTTCTAATACTATACTTTTTTGAGTTTCTTTGACTTTTTCCGCCATCTTTATAGCTAAGCGTTCTAAGGTTTCCTCACGCTTTTCCCTGTAATTTTCTGCATCTAAGACAACTCTTACAAAATCTTTGCAATTTTTATTTACCACTAAAGATGTAAGATACTGCAGAGCATCTAAGTTACTTCCGTGCTTGCCTATAAGTATGCCGGCTTCCTTACTTTTAATTTCCAGTTTCAAAATATCATCTTCTAAGTAGCTTTCAATTTCCGCATCACTGTCAATGAAGTTTAAAAGACCTTTTAAAAAATTTACAGCTATTTCTTCAGGTTTGGGCTTTACAGTAACTCTCACCTTAGCTGATTTAGATAAAAAACCTAAAATACCTTTGTTCCCTTCCTCAAGAACATCTACCTCAACTTCATCACGGCCTACTCTTAATTCATCCAAAGCTAATTTGACAGCTTCATCTACTGTCTTTGCCTGTTTCTCTAAAACCTTCATTTCATTTTACATCCTCCTTGGCAATAGCTTGTGGTCGCGCAAATATCAACTGCTGAACAATCTGCACCACATTACTTACAACCCAGTATAATGCCAAACCTGCTGCGAATTTTACCGAAAACCATCCAATCATCAACGGCATGATTATATTCATAGAGGCATTTGGGTTATCCGCCCCGGCAGGTGTTGATAGTTTTGTCTGAATATAAGTTGTAACTGCAGCAAGAATTGGCAGTATAAACGTTGAATCCGGCTTACTCAGGTTTGAAATCCACAGGAAACTTGCTCCGGCAAAATCATAGGTTTGAAACACCCTGAATAAAGCAATTATAACCGGAAATTGAATTAATAGCGGTAGGCAACCGCCCATTGGATTAATCTTATTTTCCTGATAGAGTTTCATTATCTCCATATTTAATTTTTCTTTGTCATTTTTATATTTTTTCTGCAGTTCCTGCTGAAGTGGTGTTATTTCCTGCATCTTCTTCATGGAATTAATCTGCATAAAACTGAAAGGCAAAAGAATCAATTTTATTAGCACTGTCAATAAGATAATAGCAATACCATAGCTATTTGTATAAACAAAAATTAAG comes from the Tepidanaerobacter acetatoxydans Re1 genome and includes:
- the jag gene encoding RNA-binding cell elongation regulator Jag/EloR, with the translated sequence MKVLEKQAKTVDEAVKLALDELRVGRDEVEVDVLEEGNKGILGFLSKSAKVRVTVKPKPEEIAVNFLKGLLNFIDSDAEIESYLEDDILKLEIKSKEAGILIGKHGSNLDALQYLTSLVVNKNCKDFVRVVLDAENYREKREETLERLAIKMAEKVKETQKSIVLEPMYPNERRIIHTALQKDRRVTTKSIGKEPYRRIVISLR
- a CDS encoding YidC/Oxa1 family membrane protein insertase, giving the protein MAFLQDLMKQLMDLIFVYTNSYGIAIILLTVLIKLILLPFSFMQINSMKKMQEITPLQQELQKKYKNDKEKLNMEIMKLYQENKINPMGGCLPLLIQFPVIIALFRVFQTYDFAGASFLWISNLSKPDSTFILPILAAVTTYIQTKLSTPAGADNPNASMNIIMPLMIGWFSVKFAAGLALYWVVSNVVQIVQQLIFARPQAIAKEDVK